The Sphingomonas sp. KR3-1 genome has a window encoding:
- a CDS encoding TonB-dependent receptor, translating to MSIRFALLALVSPIALLAATDAAAQEATPAPAPAQPDAAPADGGEIVVTAQLVEQRPMDVPFALTALQGKFLDDLGITEFDKLGQFVPGFDVQNQSPNNPGFVMRGITSDSGAAYNEPRVSVFQDGVSISKSRGSYVELFDLDRVEIAKGPQSTLYGRSGLIGAVNIVQAKADPHNAYGYVYGQYGNFGNYRVDETVNLPLGGDVGLRVASRFKQRDGTIENLLGGEDFNSIKSEAVRGSLRWAPGALTFDLIGNYQHDETSGTSFKSIAYNPTDPTTGAVIGDRGRNSAAALASPSTFERGRPLGLDRDVWGVTGIANYAFSDKLSLNAIGSYRKFAGIEVFDADGISLPALTAAEDAQGDQTMSTARLTWKDDRFTAFFGGTYFRENGFQRTPSQFDERVALARLTNTLNGGGAIPGRAATDPAPIALFSNTAFTGQLLQGVAAAYGVALPTAQAQAIAANLKSGHQETSTNSGRTESWDLFGDATFTITDGLDIGGGIRWSHDAKTTGFSSAVSNGRSILGGFIGALGQPAATRTALLGALAVPGAANIPTSALYPVPLFGLGVQPTGTNGQLYSADHDDSGFTWRANIKYAISPQANVYVNYARGRRPEILSVSGPAAPGGAARFSVLPSETVDSYETGLKTALANRTLFIDGAVFYYRYSNFQTTEQQGTTFVTVNAGKAESYGFEGQLTWKPAAWVNVFGSYAYNHSRFASGAREGNHFRLSPDHSAAVAVQFKAPVGGVNIDFTPSLTWQSKVFFDDDNDLPALQVNNLVPDLVQDELQGSYALADARLGLETADGRWRIEGFVTNIFDQKYIKDAGNTGDALGMPTFIAGEPRIYGIAASLKIGKR from the coding sequence ATGTCCATCCGCTTCGCGCTGCTCGCGCTCGTGAGCCCGATCGCCCTGCTCGCCGCCACCGATGCGGCCGCGCAGGAAGCCACGCCCGCCCCGGCACCGGCCCAGCCGGACGCAGCACCGGCCGATGGCGGCGAGATCGTCGTCACCGCGCAGCTGGTCGAGCAGCGCCCGATGGACGTGCCGTTCGCGCTCACCGCGCTGCAGGGCAAGTTCCTCGACGACCTGGGCATCACCGAGTTCGACAAGCTCGGCCAGTTCGTCCCCGGCTTCGACGTGCAGAACCAGAGCCCCAACAATCCCGGCTTCGTGATGCGCGGCATCACCTCGGATTCGGGCGCGGCCTATAACGAGCCGCGCGTCTCGGTCTTCCAGGACGGCGTGTCGATCTCCAAGTCGCGCGGCTCCTATGTCGAGCTGTTCGACCTCGACCGCGTCGAGATCGCCAAGGGACCGCAATCGACGCTCTATGGCCGCTCGGGCCTGATCGGTGCGGTCAATATCGTCCAGGCCAAGGCCGATCCGCACAATGCCTATGGCTATGTCTATGGCCAGTACGGCAATTTCGGCAATTACCGAGTCGACGAGACGGTGAACCTGCCGCTCGGCGGCGATGTCGGCCTCCGCGTCGCCAGCCGCTTCAAGCAGCGCGACGGGACGATCGAGAACCTGCTCGGCGGCGAGGACTTCAACAGCATCAAGTCCGAAGCGGTGCGCGGCTCGCTGCGCTGGGCGCCGGGCGCGCTGACCTTCGACCTGATCGGCAACTACCAGCATGACGAGACCAGCGGCACGTCGTTCAAGTCGATCGCCTACAACCCGACCGATCCGACCACCGGCGCGGTGATCGGCGACCGCGGGCGCAACAGCGCGGCGGCGCTGGCGAGCCCTTCGACCTTCGAGCGCGGCCGCCCGCTCGGGCTCGACCGCGACGTGTGGGGCGTCACCGGCATCGCCAACTATGCCTTTTCGGACAAGCTCTCGCTCAACGCGATCGGATCGTACCGCAAGTTCGCCGGCATCGAGGTGTTCGACGCCGACGGCATCTCGCTGCCGGCGCTGACCGCCGCCGAGGATGCGCAGGGCGACCAGACGATGAGCACCGCGCGGCTGACCTGGAAGGACGATCGCTTCACGGCGTTCTTCGGCGGCACCTATTTCCGCGAGAACGGCTTCCAGCGTACCCCGAGCCAGTTCGACGAGCGGGTCGCCCTGGCGCGCCTGACCAACACGCTGAACGGCGGCGGGGCGATCCCGGGCCGCGCGGCGACCGATCCGGCGCCGATCGCGCTGTTCTCGAACACCGCGTTCACCGGCCAGCTGCTCCAGGGCGTTGCTGCAGCCTATGGCGTGGCGCTGCCGACCGCGCAGGCGCAGGCGATCGCCGCCAACCTGAAATCGGGCCATCAGGAGACCAGCACCAACTCCGGCCGCACCGAGAGCTGGGACCTGTTCGGCGACGCGACCTTCACGATCACCGACGGGCTCGACATCGGCGGCGGCATCCGCTGGAGCCATGACGCGAAGACCACCGGCTTCTCCTCGGCGGTGAGCAATGGCCGCTCGATCCTGGGCGGCTTCATCGGCGCGCTCGGCCAGCCGGCGGCGACGCGCACCGCGCTGCTCGGCGCGCTCGCGGTGCCGGGTGCTGCGAACATCCCGACCTCGGCGCTCTACCCGGTGCCGCTGTTCGGGCTGGGCGTGCAGCCGACCGGCACCAACGGCCAGCTCTACAGCGCCGATCACGACGACAGCGGCTTCACCTGGCGCGCCAACATCAAGTACGCGATCTCGCCCCAGGCCAATGTCTATGTGAACTATGCGCGCGGCCGGCGTCCCGAGATCCTGAGCGTCAGCGGGCCGGCGGCGCCGGGCGGCGCGGCGCGGTTCAGCGTCCTGCCGTCGGAGACGGTGGACAGCTACGAGACCGGCCTGAAAACCGCGCTCGCCAACCGCACGCTCTTCATCGACGGCGCGGTGTTCTATTATCGCTACTCGAACTTCCAGACGACCGAGCAGCAGGGCACGACCTTCGTCACGGTCAATGCCGGCAAGGCCGAGAGCTATGGCTTCGAGGGGCAGCTGACCTGGAAGCCGGCGGCCTGGGTCAACGTGTTCGGCAGCTACGCCTATAACCACAGCCGCTTCGCCAGCGGCGCGCGCGAGGGCAATCACTTCCGCCTGTCGCCCGATCACAGCGCGGCGGTGGCGGTGCAGTTCAAGGCGCCGGTGGGCGGGGTGAACATCGACTTCACGCCGAGCCTGACCTGGCAGTCCAAGGTGTTCTTCGACGACGACAACGACCTGCCGGCGCTGCAGGTGAACAACCTGGTGCCCGACCTGGTGCAGGACGAGCTGCAGGGCAGCTATGCGCTGGCCGATGCGCGGCTGGGGCTGGAGACGGCGGATGGCCGCTGGCGGATCGAAGGCTTCGTCACCAACATCTTCGACCAGAAATACATCAAGGACGCCGGCAACACCGGCGACGCGCTGGGCATGCCGACCTTCATCGCCGGCGAGCCGCGCATCTATGGCATCGCGGCGAGCCTGAAGATCGGCAAGCGCTGA
- a CDS encoding PQQ-dependent sugar dehydrogenase, producing MRIVTPLVGMLLLAACSSSGDSGGGPAPTPTPTAANTAPTFSSAATASVAENTALAYQATATDAEGNPITFSIAGGADSALFTITAAGALSFVAAPSFETPKDADGDNVYQVQLRASDGTLSSTRDVAITVTDSKEGIAVKRVGTGFSQPVFVAPVPGDNARVFVVERTGAVYYLTPSTGAKTLAFTAAGLTTDGERGLLGLAARPDFAISNIVFVHATGTGGAVEIREYNVSSGAMRLVLSTPHAAANNHNGGWIAFGPDGLLYDAIGDGGGGGDPSNNAQNVNLRLGKILRLKIDTTPGSATPFAPAPGNVFAAGGGDPYIFAYGLRNPFRNSFDGNTLVIADVGQDAVEEIDLAPIASSGLNFGWKFLEGTSVFSGTAPAGLTAPVSQYLHGSGAKQGNSIIGGYVYRGPVTSLQGSYIFGDYVSGNIWTLPYASLAQGALFPAASYERRNADFTPDTGTISSLVSFGQDGAGNVYLVDIGGSIFEITPG from the coding sequence ATGCGTATCGTGACGCCGCTCGTCGGCATGTTGCTGCTCGCCGCCTGTTCCAGCTCGGGCGATTCCGGCGGCGGCCCCGCCCCCACGCCAACCCCCACCGCGGCCAACACCGCGCCTACCTTCAGCTCGGCCGCCACCGCCAGCGTCGCCGAGAACACCGCCCTCGCCTATCAGGCCACCGCCACCGATGCCGAAGGCAACCCGATCACCTTCTCGATCGCCGGCGGCGCCGATTCCGCGCTGTTCACGATCACCGCGGCGGGCGCGCTCAGCTTCGTCGCCGCGCCGAGCTTCGAGACGCCCAAGGATGCCGATGGCGACAATGTCTACCAGGTCCAGCTGCGCGCCAGCGACGGCACGCTGAGCTCCACCCGCGACGTTGCGATCACGGTCACCGACAGCAAGGAAGGCATCGCGGTCAAGCGCGTCGGCACCGGCTTCAGCCAGCCCGTGTTCGTCGCCCCCGTGCCCGGCGACAATGCCCGCGTCTTCGTCGTCGAGCGCACCGGCGCGGTCTATTATCTGACGCCCTCCACCGGCGCCAAGACGCTCGCCTTCACCGCCGCCGGCCTCACCACCGATGGCGAGCGCGGGCTGCTCGGCCTCGCCGCCCGCCCCGATTTCGCCATCTCGAACATCGTCTTCGTCCATGCGACCGGCACCGGCGGCGCGGTCGAGATCCGCGAGTACAATGTCTCCTCGGGCGCGATGCGGCTGGTGCTCTCGACGCCGCACGCCGCGGCGAACAACCATAATGGCGGCTGGATCGCCTTCGGGCCCGACGGGCTGCTCTACGACGCGATCGGCGATGGCGGCGGCGGGGGTGACCCGAGCAACAATGCGCAGAACGTCAATCTGCGCCTCGGCAAGATCCTGCGCCTCAAGATCGACACCACGCCCGGCTCGGCCACCCCGTTCGCGCCGGCGCCCGGCAATGTCTTCGCGGCAGGCGGCGGCGATCCCTACATCTTCGCCTATGGCCTCCGGAATCCCTTCCGCAATTCGTTCGACGGCAACACGCTCGTCATCGCCGATGTCGGGCAGGACGCGGTCGAGGAGATCGACCTCGCGCCGATCGCCTCCTCGGGCCTGAATTTCGGCTGGAAGTTCCTCGAGGGCACCTCGGTGTTCAGCGGCACCGCCCCGGCCGGCCTCACCGCTCCGGTCTCGCAATATCTCCACGGCTCGGGCGCCAAGCAGGGCAACTCGATCATCGGCGGCTATGTCTATCGCGGCCCCGTCACGTCGCTTCAGGGCAGCTACATCTTCGGCGACTATGTCAGCGGCAATATCTGGACGCTGCCCTATGCGTCGCTCGCCCAGGGCGCGCTCTTCCCCGCCGCCAGCTACGAGCGCCGCAACGCCGATTTCACCCCGGACACCGGCACGATCTCCAGCCTGGTCTCGTTCGGGCAGGACGGCGCCGGCAATGTCTACCTCGTCGATATCGGCGGCAGCATCTTCGAGATCACGCCAGGCTGA
- a CDS encoding aldehyde dehydrogenase family protein, translated as MRSYLKQFIGGEWVESAGGTRHEVINPATEEAVSEITLGSDADVDKAVAAARKAFESFSRTSVEERIQLIEAILVEYKKRAGDMAEAISAEMGAPISLAKTAQVGSGLGHFMSAAKALKDFAFEEQIGNSLVVHEPIGVVAMITPWNWPLNQIVSKVAPALAAGCTMILKPSEEAPGCAMIFAEVLAAAGVPAGVFNLVNGDGPGVGTALSRHKGVDMVSFTGSTRAGVLVAKNAAETVKRVHQELGGKSPSLMLEGADLGRAVQTTLFSVLMNSGQSCIAPTRLLVPKGMQDQVAAAAAEVMKATQTGDPAEEGRHIGPLVNKTQWDKVQGLIAKGMKEGAKLEAGGPGRPDGVETGYFVRPTLFSGVTNSMTIAREEIFGPVVTIIPYEDEEDAVRIANDTDYGLSAVVFGSGEAIKRVAPRLRAGMVYVNGGQPDPNLPFGGYKQSGNGREHGKFGLAEFMEVKAMVGALA; from the coding sequence ATGCGCAGCTATCTGAAGCAGTTCATCGGGGGCGAGTGGGTCGAAAGCGCAGGCGGCACCCGCCACGAGGTGATCAACCCCGCCACCGAGGAAGCCGTCAGCGAGATCACGCTCGGCTCCGACGCCGATGTCGACAAGGCGGTCGCCGCCGCGCGCAAGGCGTTCGAGAGCTTCTCGCGCACCAGCGTCGAGGAGCGCATCCAGCTGATCGAGGCGATTCTGGTCGAGTACAAGAAGCGCGCCGGCGACATGGCCGAGGCGATCAGCGCCGAGATGGGCGCGCCGATCAGCCTGGCCAAGACCGCGCAGGTCGGCTCGGGGCTCGGCCATTTCATGTCCGCCGCCAAGGCGCTCAAGGACTTCGCGTTCGAGGAGCAGATCGGCAACTCGCTGGTCGTGCACGAGCCGATCGGCGTCGTCGCGATGATCACACCGTGGAACTGGCCGCTCAACCAGATCGTCTCCAAGGTCGCGCCCGCGCTCGCCGCCGGCTGCACGATGATCCTCAAGCCCAGCGAGGAAGCCCCCGGCTGCGCGATGATCTTCGCCGAGGTGCTCGCCGCCGCCGGCGTACCTGCAGGCGTGTTCAACCTCGTCAATGGCGACGGCCCCGGCGTCGGCACCGCGCTCAGCCGCCACAAGGGCGTCGACATGGTCAGCTTCACCGGCTCGACCCGCGCCGGCGTGCTCGTCGCCAAGAACGCCGCGGAGACGGTCAAGCGCGTCCATCAGGAGCTGGGCGGCAAGTCGCCCTCGCTGATGCTCGAGGGCGCCGACCTTGGCCGCGCCGTCCAGACCACCTTGTTCAGCGTGCTGATGAACTCGGGCCAGAGCTGCATCGCCCCCACCCGCCTGCTCGTGCCCAAGGGCATGCAGGACCAGGTCGCCGCCGCTGCCGCCGAGGTGATGAAGGCCACCCAGACCGGCGATCCCGCCGAGGAGGGCCGCCATATCGGCCCGCTGGTCAACAAGACCCAGTGGGACAAGGTCCAGGGCCTGATCGCCAAGGGGATGAAGGAAGGCGCCAAGCTCGAGGCCGGCGGGCCCGGCCGCCCCGACGGCGTCGAGACCGGCTATTTCGTCCGCCCGACGCTGTTCTCCGGCGTGACCAACAGCATGACGATCGCCCGCGAGGAGATCTTCGGCCCCGTCGTCACGATCATCCCTTATGAGGACGAGGAAGACGCGGTCCGCATCGCCAACGACACCGATTACGGTCTCTCCGCCGTGGTGTTCGGCAGCGGCGAGGCGATCAAGCGCGTGGCCCCGCGGCTGCGCGCCGGCATGGTCTATGTCAACGGCGGCCAGCCCGACCCCAACCTGCCCTTTGGCGGCTACAAGCAGTCCGGCAACGGCCGCGAGCACGGCAAGTTCGGCCTCGCCGAGTTCATGGAAGTCAAGGCAATGGTCGGCGCGCTGGCCTAG
- a CDS encoding quinone oxidoreductase produces MERTALIEATGGPEVIQWADVELPPPGPGEVRMRNRAVGLNFIDTYHRSGLYPVPLPSGLGGEAAGVVEAVGEGVNGFAVGDRVATFGPGLGAYATARNVPAKTLFALPNDISDETAAAVLLKGCTAEFLIERCARVQPGWTVLVHAAAGGVGQIAVRWLKDIGATVIGTVGHRDKVALAEAAGAAHVLLSREEDVAARVKEITGGAGVPVVLDGVGKATWEASLASCARRGLILSYGNASGPVEGVNLATLNAHGSLFVTRPKLFDYYVTPEERAAGIARLFAMLEKGAVTAEIGQRFALEDAAEAHRALEAGKTTGSTVLVV; encoded by the coding sequence ATGGAACGGACGGCATTGATCGAGGCGACAGGCGGGCCCGAGGTGATCCAGTGGGCCGATGTCGAACTGCCGCCGCCGGGGCCGGGCGAAGTGCGGATGCGCAACCGCGCGGTAGGGCTGAACTTCATCGACACCTATCACCGCTCGGGCCTCTATCCGGTGCCACTGCCGAGCGGCCTCGGCGGCGAGGCGGCGGGCGTGGTCGAAGCGGTGGGCGAGGGCGTCAATGGCTTTGCCGTGGGCGACCGGGTGGCGACCTTCGGGCCGGGGCTCGGCGCCTATGCGACCGCGCGCAACGTGCCGGCGAAGACGCTGTTCGCGCTGCCCAACGACATCAGCGACGAGACCGCGGCGGCGGTGCTGCTCAAGGGCTGCACGGCGGAATTCCTGATCGAGCGCTGCGCCCGGGTCCAGCCGGGCTGGACGGTGCTCGTCCACGCCGCGGCGGGCGGGGTCGGGCAGATCGCGGTACGCTGGCTGAAGGACATCGGTGCGACGGTGATCGGCACGGTCGGGCACCGCGACAAGGTGGCGCTCGCCGAGGCGGCGGGGGCGGCGCATGTGCTGCTGTCGCGCGAGGAAGATGTCGCGGCGCGGGTGAAGGAGATCACCGGCGGCGCAGGCGTGCCGGTGGTGCTCGACGGGGTGGGCAAGGCGACGTGGGAGGCCTCGCTGGCGTCGTGCGCGCGGCGCGGGCTGATCCTGAGCTACGGCAATGCCAGCGGCCCGGTGGAGGGCGTGAACCTCGCGACGCTCAACGCGCATGGCTCGCTGTTCGTCACCCGGCCCAAGCTGTTCGACTATTATGTCACGCCCGAGGAGCGCGCGGCGGGCATCGCGCGGCTGTTCGCGATGCTCGAGAAGGGCGCGGTGACGGCGGAGATCGGCCAGCGCTTCGCACTCGAGGACGCTGCCGAGGCGCACCGGGCGCTGGAGGCGGGGAAGACGACGGGGTCAACGGTGCTGGTGGTGTGA
- a CDS encoding SLC13 family permease — MTTPQLLSVGVLFGMMLLFIWGKLRYDMVAVIALLAALALGIVKPKEAFTGFSDDIVIIVASALVLSGAVQRSGVIESAMLMLQRSVTRVRSQLLLLCASVGFASALVKNIGALAMMMPVAFQMAKKSNVAPAAYLMPMSFASLLGGLITLIGTSPNIIVSRVREQMTGHPFGMFDYAPVGLGLTLMGLIFLRFGYRLLPRDRRAAPTLGEAIDIQDYVTEAEIPAGSPAVDETVAAFRERHDGEVQVTAILRAGIRSIPFPDAVLKPEDLLILAGPPDSLERVIAADRLELEGAQREAPEGAQGEVGVIEAVIGTDSPLIGRTAGRLGLHERFGVNLIAVSRQGERLAKRLGEIALAPGDVIVLQGPLELLFERLSELGCLPLAQRTLRLGSARKGLLPLAILACAMAATATGYVPVAVAFFAAAGLTILLGALPVREAYDHIEWPILVMLGALIPVSDSLRTTGASQVIGDWLGHFAAILPPWGAVALILVSAMAVTPFLNNAATVLVMAPIAATFAGELGYRPEAFLMATAVGAGCDFLTPIGHQCNTLVMGPGGYRFGDYARLGAPLSFLVLVVGTPLILWVWPVH, encoded by the coding sequence ATGACCACTCCCCAGTTGCTTTCCGTCGGCGTGCTGTTCGGCATGATGCTGCTCTTCATCTGGGGCAAGCTGCGCTACGACATGGTCGCGGTGATCGCGCTGCTCGCCGCGCTGGCGCTGGGCATCGTCAAGCCGAAAGAGGCCTTTACCGGCTTTTCCGACGACATCGTGATCATCGTCGCCTCGGCGCTGGTGCTCTCCGGCGCGGTGCAGCGATCGGGCGTGATCGAGAGCGCGATGCTGATGCTCCAGCGCAGCGTGACGCGGGTCCGCTCGCAATTGCTGCTGCTCTGCGCCTCGGTCGGCTTCGCGTCGGCGCTGGTCAAGAATATCGGCGCGCTGGCGATGATGATGCCGGTCGCGTTCCAGATGGCGAAGAAATCGAACGTCGCACCGGCGGCGTACCTGATGCCGATGTCGTTCGCATCGCTGCTCGGCGGGCTGATCACGCTGATCGGCACCTCGCCCAACATCATCGTCAGCCGGGTGCGCGAGCAGATGACCGGGCACCCGTTCGGCATGTTCGACTATGCGCCGGTCGGCCTGGGGCTGACGCTGATGGGCCTCATTTTCCTGCGCTTCGGCTACCGGCTGCTGCCGCGCGACCGCCGCGCCGCGCCGACGCTGGGCGAGGCGATCGACATCCAGGACTATGTGACCGAGGCCGAGATCCCGGCGGGCTCGCCCGCGGTCGACGAGACCGTCGCGGCGTTCCGCGAGCGGCATGACGGCGAGGTGCAGGTGACCGCGATCCTGCGCGCCGGCATCCGATCGATCCCGTTCCCCGACGCGGTGCTGAAGCCCGAGGACCTGCTGATCCTCGCCGGCCCGCCCGACAGCCTCGAGCGCGTGATCGCCGCCGACCGGCTCGAACTCGAGGGCGCGCAGCGCGAGGCGCCCGAGGGCGCCCAGGGCGAGGTCGGCGTGATCGAAGCGGTGATCGGCACCGACAGCCCGCTGATCGGGCGCACCGCCGGGCGGCTGGGGCTGCACGAGCGCTTCGGGGTCAACCTGATCGCGGTTTCGCGCCAGGGCGAGCGGCTCGCCAAGCGGCTGGGCGAGATCGCGCTCGCGCCCGGCGACGTGATCGTGCTGCAGGGACCGCTCGAATTGCTGTTCGAGCGGCTGTCCGAGCTCGGCTGCCTGCCGCTCGCCCAGCGGACGCTGCGGCTGGGCAGCGCGCGCAAGGGGCTGTTGCCGCTGGCGATCCTCGCCTGCGCGATGGCGGCGACGGCGACGGGCTATGTGCCGGTTGCGGTGGCGTTCTTTGCCGCCGCCGGGCTGACCATCCTGCTCGGCGCACTGCCGGTGCGCGAGGCTTATGACCATATCGAATGGCCGATCCTGGTGATGCTCGGCGCGCTGATCCCGGTATCGGATTCGCTCAGGACCACGGGCGCGAGCCAGGTGATCGGCGACTGGCTGGGGCATTTCGCCGCGATCCTGCCGCCCTGGGGCGCAGTGGCGCTGATCCTGGTCTCGGCGATGGCAGTGACGCCGTTCCTCAACAATGCCGCCACCGTGCTGGTGATGGCGCCGATCGCGGCGACCTTTGCCGGCGAGCTCGGCTATCGGCCCGAGGCGTTCCTGATGGCGACCGCGGTGGGCGCGGGCTGCGACTTCCTCACCCCGATCGGCCACCAGTGCAACACGCTGGTGATGGGCCCGGGCGGCTACAGGTTCGGCGACTATGCGCGCCTGGGGGCGCCGCTGTCGTTCCTGGTGCTGGTGGTCGGCACGCCGCTGATCCTATGGGTGTGGCCGGTACACTGA
- a CDS encoding S24 family peptidase has protein sequence MDPDAQRAALEALIAETGASLSELSRLLGRNLAYLQQYLVRGTPRLLAETDRALLARYFGVAEARLGGPEADGLVAVPRLDVGASAGPGGLVEGEARRRRGAEFSPELLRALGVRPEAASVIRVQGDSMAPTLEDGDEILVNRDQRRVEGRGGVFVIRLDGELMVKRLRIGVGGIEVISDNPEWETRTVPARAVDVVGRVAWLGRAI, from the coding sequence ATGGATCCGGATGCGCAACGCGCCGCGCTGGAAGCGCTGATCGCCGAGACGGGCGCGAGCCTGTCCGAGCTGTCGCGGCTGCTCGGGCGCAACCTGGCCTATCTCCAGCAATATCTGGTGCGCGGCACGCCGCGGCTGCTGGCCGAGACGGACCGGGCGCTGCTCGCGCGCTATTTCGGCGTGGCGGAGGCGCGGCTGGGCGGCCCAGAGGCGGACGGGCTGGTGGCGGTGCCGCGGCTCGATGTCGGCGCGTCGGCCGGGCCGGGCGGGCTGGTCGAGGGCGAGGCGCGGCGGCGGCGCGGGGCGGAGTTCTCGCCCGAGCTGCTGCGCGCGCTGGGCGTGCGGCCCGAGGCGGCGTCGGTGATCCGCGTGCAGGGCGATTCGATGGCGCCGACGCTGGAGGACGGCGACGAGATCCTGGTCAACCGCGACCAGCGCCGGGTGGAGGGGCGCGGCGGGGTGTTCGTGATCCGGCTCGACGGCGAGCTGATGGTCAAGCGGCTGCGCATCGGCGTCGGCGGGATCGAGGTGATCTCGGACAATCCGGAATGGGAGACGCGCACGGTGCCGGCGCGGGCGGTGGACGTGGTGGGGCGCGTGGCGTGGCTGGGGCGGGCGATCTAG